The Salvia miltiorrhiza cultivar Shanhuang (shh) chromosome 1, IMPLAD_Smil_shh, whole genome shotgun sequence genome has a window encoding:
- the LOC130999728 gene encoding transcription factor MYB14-like, with translation MVRAPCCEKTGLKKGPWTAEEDLILINFITQNGHPNWRALPKRAGLLRCGKSCRLRWMNYLRPDIRRGNFTPQEEDSIIQLHAQLGNKWSVIASRLPGRTDNEIKNVWHTHLKKRVAGKYQPQPQPVTKTGEVEYSSNHFCRKVEMCSELSSPGESLSEVSSAIISDAGHGGRDDALMSDLLDKWSEMGESFWSDVFPAGEWSGSSDFLSGNSDPDQFRFAESELNMEDSSFWRDVFNRAEELTEFVDLL, from the exons ATGGTTAGGGCTCCATGCTGCGAGAAAACGGGCCTGAAGAAAGGCCCCTGGACTGCGGAAGAAGATCTGATTCTCATCAACTTCATCACCCAAAATGGACATCCCAATTGGCGGGCTCTTCCCAAACGGGCCG GATTGCTGAGGTGTGGAAAGAGCTGCCGTCTCCGCTGGATGAACTACTTGCGCCCCGATATTAGGAGAGGGAATTTTACCCCACAAGAGGAGGATTCTATCATTCAATTGCATGCACAATTGGGAAATAA ATGGTCCGTGATTGCATCGAGATTGCCGGGGAGGACAGACAATGAAATCAAGAATGTTTGGCACACCCACTTGAAGAAGCGGGTCGCCGGAAAATATCAACCCCAACCCCAACCGGTAACCAAGACCGGAGAAGTTGAATATTCTTCTAATCATTTTTGTCGGAAAGTGGAGATGTGCTCGGAGCTCAGCTCGCCAGGGGAATCCCTCAGTGAGGTCTCGTCGGCCATCATTTCCGACGCCGGTCACGGTGGCCGCGACGATGCTCTGATGTCGGATTTGTTAGACAAGTGGTCGGAGATGGGCGAGAGTTTCTGGTCAGATGTTTTTCCGGCGGGGGAATGGAGTGGCAGTAGTGATTTCTTATCTGGCAATAGCGATCCTGATCAGTTTCGATTTGCTGAGTCCGAATTAAATATGGAAGATAGCAGTTTTTGGCGGGACGTGTTTAATAGGGCCGAGGAATTAACAGAATTTGTTGATCTGCTTTAG